From Pseudomonas sp. LS1212, the proteins below share one genomic window:
- the proB gene encoding glutamate 5-kinase, translating to MRSKVTGARRWVVKIGSALLTADGKGLDRAAMGVWVEQMVALHEAGVELVLVSSGAVAAGMSRLGWARRPSGMHELQAAAAIGQMGLVQAWESSFAEHGRHTAQILLTHDDLSDRKRYLNARSTLRTLVELGVIPVINENDTVVTDEIRFGDNDTLAALVANLVEADLLVILTDRDGMFDADPRNNPDANLIYEARADDPSLDAVAGGTGGALGRGGMQTKLRAARLAARSGAHTIIVGGRIERVLDRLKTGERLGTLLSPERGMLAARKQWLAGHLQTRGTLVLDAGAVTALQEGRKSLLPVGVKVVQGSFRRGEMVVCVAPDGREIARGLANYSALEAQKIIGQSSEAIEGLLGYMAEPELVHRDNLILV from the coding sequence ATGCGGAGCAAGGTGACGGGTGCGCGGCGCTGGGTCGTTAAAATCGGCAGCGCCCTGCTGACAGCGGATGGCAAGGGCCTGGATCGCGCTGCAATGGGCGTCTGGGTCGAGCAGATGGTGGCCCTGCATGAGGCGGGGGTTGAGCTGGTGCTGGTCTCCTCCGGGGCTGTGGCCGCCGGGATGAGCCGGTTGGGCTGGGCCAGGCGACCGAGTGGCATGCATGAGTTGCAGGCTGCCGCCGCCATTGGTCAGATGGGGCTGGTGCAGGCCTGGGAATCGAGCTTTGCTGAGCATGGCCGGCATACGGCGCAAATTCTCCTGACCCATGACGACTTGTCTGATCGCAAGCGCTACCTCAACGCGCGCAGCACCTTGCGTACCCTGGTCGAGCTCGGCGTGATCCCGGTGATCAACGAGAACGACACCGTGGTGACCGACGAAATCCGTTTCGGTGACAACGATACCCTGGCGGCGTTGGTGGCCAACCTGGTCGAGGCTGACCTGTTGGTGATCCTCACTGACCGTGACGGCATGTTCGATGCCGATCCGCGCAACAACCCCGATGCCAACCTGATTTACGAAGCTCGTGCCGACGATCCTTCCCTGGATGCGGTTGCCGGCGGGACCGGTGGTGCGCTGGGTCGTGGCGGCATGCAGACCAAGCTGCGCGCGGCGCGGCTGGCGGCACGTTCCGGTGCGCATACCATCATTGTTGGCGGGCGCATCGAGCGCGTACTCGACCGACTCAAGACCGGCGAACGCCTGGGTACCTTGCTGTCGCCCGAGCGCGGCATGCTGGCGGCGCGCAAGCAGTGGCTGGCCGGGCATCTGCAGACCCGTGGCACCCTGGTGCTCGACGCGGGCGCAGTCACTGCCTTGCAGGAAGGGCGCAAGAGCCTGTTGCCGGTTGGTGTGAAGGTTGTGCAGGGCAGCTTCCGCCGCGGCGAAATGGTGGTCTGCGTGGCGCCCGACGGTCGCGAAATTGCTCGCGGCCTGGCCAACTACAGCGCCCTTGAAGCGCAAAAGATCATCGGCCAATCCTCCGAAGCGATCGAAGGCTTGCTGGGCTACATGGCCGAGCCGGAGCTGGTTCATCGCGATAATCTGATTCTGGTTTAA
- a CDS encoding zinc ribbon domain-containing protein YjdM produces MSTLPPCPKCNSEYTYEDGTQLICPECSHEWSAAGESEAAEGDAVKKDSVGNVLQDGDTITVIKDLKVKGTSLVVKVGTKVKNIRLCDGDHDIDCKIDGIGPMKLKSEFVRKV; encoded by the coding sequence GTGAGCACTTTGCCTCCCTGCCCCAAATGCAACTCCGAATACACCTATGAAGATGGCACCCAACTGATCTGCCCTGAGTGCAGCCACGAATGGTCTGCCGCAGGCGAATCAGAGGCTGCCGAAGGCGATGCCGTCAAAAAGGATTCCGTTGGCAATGTGCTGCAGGACGGCGACACCATCACCGTGATCAAGGACCTGAAAGTCAAAGGCACGTCGCTGGTGGTCAAGGTCGGCACCAAGGTCAAGAACATCCGCCTGTGCGACGGCGACCACGATATCGACTGCAAGATCGACGGCATCGGCCCGATGAAGCTGAAGTCCGAGTTCGTCCGCAAGGTCTGA
- the rplU gene encoding 50S ribosomal protein L21, with protein MSYAVIVTGGKQYKVAPGEYLKIEKLEVATGESVTFDRVLLVANGDDVNIGAPVVAGATVVAEVISQGRHDKVRIIKFRRRKHHMKRMGHRQWYTEIKITGIQA; from the coding sequence ATGTCTTATGCAGTAATCGTTACTGGCGGCAAGCAATACAAGGTCGCCCCAGGTGAATACCTGAAGATCGAAAAACTGGAAGTCGCCACTGGCGAATCCGTTACTTTTGATCGCGTTCTGTTGGTCGCCAACGGTGACGACGTGAATATCGGCGCTCCAGTCGTTGCTGGCGCTACCGTTGTGGCTGAAGTGATCTCCCAAGGTCGTCACGATAAAGTCCGCATCATCAAGTTCCGTCGCCGTAAGCACCACATGAAGCGTATGGGCCACCGCCAGTGGTACACCGAGATCAAAATCACCGGTATTCAGGCTTAA
- a CDS encoding GNAT family N-acetyltransferase, whose translation MLNHPITVSESIQLEVADAKFSEQIYETVRRNKEHLSTFLDWPKQVTRPTDSRHFMTSAAASHAAATSKTFVILFNDTPIGIIGFNSIDKQGKTASIGYWLDEQFQGRGIISKSLKCLLENASRNNFLNHFTLKCATHNKKSNSVALRNGFTFEGILKEAEIINGVYHDQNIYSKTIKA comes from the coding sequence ATGCTCAACCACCCCATCACCGTATCAGAGAGCATCCAGCTAGAAGTTGCCGACGCAAAGTTCTCAGAGCAAATTTACGAGACCGTCAGAAGAAACAAAGAACACCTCTCCACCTTCCTCGACTGGCCGAAGCAGGTCACCAGACCGACCGACTCCAGACACTTCATGACCTCCGCCGCAGCATCACACGCCGCAGCCACCTCCAAGACATTCGTCATCCTATTCAACGACACCCCCATAGGAATCATTGGCTTCAATTCAATCGACAAGCAAGGAAAGACAGCATCCATCGGCTATTGGCTGGACGAACAATTTCAAGGAAGAGGAATTATATCGAAGTCACTAAAATGCTTATTGGAAAATGCCTCAAGAAACAATTTCCTCAACCACTTCACACTTAAATGCGCGACCCACAACAAGAAGAGCAACAGCGTTGCCCTGCGAAACGGATTTACTTTTGAGGGGATATTAAAAGAGGCCGAAATAATAAATGGCGTATATCACGACCAGAATATTTACTCGAAAACCATCAAGGCATAA
- the cgtA gene encoding Obg family GTPase CgtA, translated as MKFVDEVSIRVKAGDGGNGCMSFRREKFIENGGPNGGDGGDGGSIYMVADENLNTLVDYRYTRHFDAERGSNGGSTDCTGKKGEDLVLRVPVGTTVIDSSTQEVIGDLVKAGQRLLVAHGGWHGLGNTRFKSSTNRAPRQTTPGKPGEQRDLKLEMKVLADVGLLGLPNAGKSTFIRSVSAAKPKVADYPFTTLVPNLGVVSVDRWKSFVIADIPGLIEGASHGAGLGIRFLKHLSRTRLLLHLVDMAPLDESSAADAAEVIVSELTKFSPSLAERDRWLVLNKCDQILEEEHEERVKEIVDRLEWEGPVYVISAIAKEGTERLGRDIMRYLEDRADRLANDPVYAEELSDLDQRIEDEARAQLQALDDQRALRRSGVKSVHDIGDDDWDEEDVDDEDGPEIIYVRD; from the coding sequence ATGAAGTTTGTAGATGAAGTTTCGATCCGGGTAAAAGCAGGTGATGGCGGCAACGGCTGCATGAGCTTTCGCCGGGAAAAATTCATTGAGAATGGTGGTCCGAACGGCGGTGATGGCGGTGATGGCGGCTCGATCTACATGGTCGCCGACGAAAACCTCAACACCCTGGTCGACTACCGTTACACCCGTCACTTCGATGCTGAGCGTGGTTCCAACGGTGGCAGCACCGACTGCACCGGCAAGAAGGGCGAAGACCTGGTTCTGCGCGTGCCGGTCGGTACCACGGTAATCGACTCCAGCACTCAGGAAGTGATCGGTGACCTGGTCAAGGCTGGGCAGCGCCTGCTGGTTGCCCATGGTGGCTGGCACGGTCTGGGCAACACCCGTTTCAAATCCAGTACCAACCGTGCGCCGCGTCAAACCACGCCGGGCAAGCCGGGCGAGCAGCGTGATCTGAAGCTGGAAATGAAAGTGCTTGCCGACGTCGGTCTGCTGGGCTTGCCGAATGCCGGTAAAAGTACCTTCATTCGTTCGGTGTCGGCGGCCAAGCCGAAAGTGGCGGACTACCCGTTCACCACGCTGGTGCCGAACCTGGGTGTTGTCAGCGTCGACCGCTGGAAGAGCTTCGTCATCGCCGACATTCCCGGCCTGATCGAAGGTGCTTCGCACGGTGCGGGCCTGGGGATTCGTTTCCTCAAGCACTTGTCGCGCACCCGTTTGCTGCTGCACCTCGTCGACATGGCGCCGCTGGATGAAAGCAGTGCAGCCGATGCCGCCGAAGTCATCGTCAGCGAACTGACCAAGTTCAGCCCGTCGCTGGCCGAGCGTGATCGCTGGCTGGTACTGAACAAGTGCGACCAGATCCTGGAAGAAGAGCACGAAGAGCGGGTCAAGGAAATCGTCGACCGCCTGGAATGGGAAGGTCCGGTCTACGTGATCTCGGCGATCGCCAAGGAGGGGACCGAGCGTCTGGGGCGTGACATCATGCGCTACCTTGAAGATCGCGCCGACCGCCTGGCCAATGATCCTGTCTATGCCGAAGAGCTGTCCGATCTTGACCAGCGCATCGAAGATGAGGCGCGTGCCCAGTTGCAGGCGCTGGACGATCAACGTGCCTTGCGTCGCAGCGGCGTGAAGTCGGTCCATGACATCGGCGATGATGATTGGGATGAAGAAGATGTGGATGACGAAGATGGTCCGGAAATCATTTACGTCCGCGACTGA
- a CDS encoding TIGR00645 family protein, which translates to MERFIENAMYASRWLLAPIYFGLSLGLLALALKFFQEVFHVLPNVFSLAEADLILVLLSLIDMALVGGLLVMVMISGYENFVSQLDIDDGKEKLGWLGKMDSSSLKMKVAASIVAISSIHLLRVFMDARNIETQYLMWYVIIHMTFVVSAFAMGYLDKLTKH; encoded by the coding sequence ATGGAACGCTTTATCGAAAATGCGATGTATGCCTCGCGCTGGCTGCTTGCGCCCATCTATTTTGGTTTGTCGCTGGGCTTGCTGGCCCTGGCGCTCAAGTTTTTCCAGGAAGTGTTCCACGTACTTCCCAATGTCTTTTCCCTGGCTGAAGCCGACCTGATCCTGGTGCTGCTATCGCTGATCGACATGGCGCTGGTCGGTGGGCTGCTGGTCATGGTGATGATCTCCGGCTACGAGAACTTCGTCTCGCAACTGGACATCGACGACGGCAAGGAAAAGCTTGGCTGGCTGGGCAAGATGGACTCCTCCTCGCTGAAAATGAAGGTGGCTGCTTCCATCGTGGCGATTTCCTCGATTCACCTGCTGCGGGTGTTCATGGATGCGCGAAACATCGAGACGCAATATTTGATGTGGTACGTGATCATCCACATGACCTTCGTCGTTTCGGCCTTCGCCATGGGCTATCTGGACAAGCTGACCAAGCACTGA
- the murJ gene encoding murein biosynthesis integral membrane protein MurJ yields the protein MNLLKSLAAVSSITMISRVLGFVRDTIIARVFGAGIATDAFFIAFKLPNLLRRIFAEGAFSQAFVPILAEYKHQQGEEATRTFVAYIAGLLTLALALVTALGILAAPWVVWVTAPGFVDSPEKFQLTTDLLRVTFPYILLISLSSLAGAILNTWNRFSVPAFVPTLLNVAMIFFAVFLTPYFNPPVMVLGWAVLAGGLLQLLYQLPHLKKIGMLVMPRLNLRDTGVWRVLKQMLPAILGVSVSQISLIINTIFASFLVAGSVSWMYYADRLMELPSGVLGVALGTILLPTLAKTYANKDRHEYSRILDWGLRLCFVLALPCALALGILAEPLTVALFQYGKFSAFDAAMTQRALIAYSVGLLGIILIKVLAPGFYAQQNIRTPVKIAIFTLVATQLLNLAFIGPLQHAGLALAISVGACLNAGLLYWKLRQQQLFQPQPGWTKFLIKLVVAVLVMSAVLIGAMQVMPVWEQGEMLERFLRLGALVVAGVLAYFGTLLVLGFRLRDFARKSLH from the coding sequence ATGAACCTCCTCAAGTCTTTGGCCGCGGTCAGCTCCATCACCATGATTTCGCGGGTTTTGGGTTTTGTGCGCGACACTATCATTGCGCGTGTTTTCGGTGCCGGCATTGCAACGGATGCCTTCTTCATCGCCTTCAAGCTGCCCAACCTGCTGCGGCGCATCTTTGCCGAAGGGGCTTTTTCCCAGGCGTTCGTGCCGATCCTGGCCGAGTACAAGCACCAGCAGGGGGAGGAGGCAACGCGTACCTTCGTGGCCTATATCGCCGGGTTGCTAACACTGGCGCTCGCGCTGGTCACGGCGCTCGGGATCCTGGCTGCGCCTTGGGTGGTCTGGGTCACCGCGCCCGGCTTCGTCGACAGTCCGGAAAAATTTCAGCTGACCACTGATCTGCTGCGCGTGACCTTCCCTTATATATTACTGATCTCGCTATCGTCGCTCGCCGGAGCCATCCTCAATACCTGGAACCGCTTCTCGGTGCCGGCTTTCGTGCCGACATTGCTCAATGTCGCGATGATCTTCTTCGCGGTGTTCCTGACGCCCTATTTCAACCCGCCGGTCATGGTGCTGGGGTGGGCGGTGCTGGCCGGGGGGCTGTTGCAGCTGCTGTATCAGCTGCCGCACCTGAAGAAGATCGGCATGCTGGTGATGCCGCGCCTGAACCTGCGCGACACCGGGGTCTGGCGCGTGCTCAAGCAGATGCTGCCGGCCATTCTCGGGGTTTCGGTCAGTCAGATTTCGCTGATTATCAACACCATCTTTGCCTCTTTTCTGGTTGCCGGTTCTGTTTCCTGGATGTACTACGCCGACCGTCTGATGGAGCTGCCGTCCGGTGTTCTGGGCGTCGCCCTGGGCACCATCCTGCTGCCGACCCTGGCCAAGACCTATGCCAACAAGGATCGCCATGAATACTCGCGGATCCTCGACTGGGGGCTGCGCCTGTGTTTCGTGCTGGCGTTGCCGTGCGCCCTGGCACTGGGGATCCTGGCCGAGCCGTTGACGGTCGCGCTGTTCCAATATGGCAAGTTCAGTGCCTTCGATGCGGCCATGACCCAGCGCGCGCTGATTGCCTATTCGGTGGGGTTGCTCGGAATCATCCTGATCAAAGTGCTGGCCCCTGGCTTCTATGCCCAGCAGAACATTCGCACGCCAGTGAAAATCGCCATCTTCACGCTGGTGGCCACGCAATTGCTCAACCTGGCCTTCATCGGCCCCCTGCAGCATGCCGGGTTGGCCCTGGCCATCAGCGTCGGCGCCTGTCTCAATGCCGGGCTGCTGTACTGGAAGCTGCGTCAGCAGCAACTGTTCCAGCCGCAGCCGGGCTGGACGAAGTTCCTGATCAAGCTGGTGGTGGCGGTGTTGGTGATGTCGGCAGTTCTGATCGGCGCGATGCAGGTGATGCCGGTGTGGGAGCAGGGCGAGATGCTTGAGCGCTTCCTGCGCCTGGGGGCATTGGTGGTTGCCGGGGTGCTGGCTTATTTCGGGACATTGCTGGTTTTGGGCTTTCGCCTCAGGGATTTTGCTCGCAAATCGCTGCATTGA
- a CDS encoding polyprenyl synthetase family protein: MQPQAFYRAVADDFSAVDEIIKKQLTSRVPLVSKIGDYITSAGGKRLRPLLVLLCGKALGREGDDLRLLAATIEFLHTATLLHDDVVDMSGMRRGRSTANAMWGNAPSVLVGDFLYSRSFEMMVELGSMPVMKILSQATRIIAEGEVLQLSKIRDASTTEETYMEVIRGKTAMLFEASTHSAAALANATPEQSEALRTFGDHLGVAFQLVDDLLDYRGDAETLGKNVGDDLAEGKPTLPLIYTMREGTAEQAALVRQAIQKGGIEDLESIRAAVEAAGALDYTAKLARDYVARAIACLDHLPASEYRDALIELSEFAVARTH, translated from the coding sequence ATGCAACCCCAAGCTTTTTACCGCGCGGTGGCGGACGATTTTAGCGCCGTTGACGAGATCATCAAGAAGCAACTGACTTCGCGCGTGCCGTTGGTCTCGAAAATCGGCGACTACATTACCTCGGCCGGCGGCAAGCGCCTGCGCCCGCTGCTGGTGCTGCTATGTGGCAAGGCCCTGGGTCGCGAAGGCGACGACCTGCGCCTGCTCGCCGCTACCATCGAGTTCCTGCATACGGCCACCTTGCTGCATGACGACGTGGTCGACATGTCCGGCATGCGCCGTGGTCGTTCGACCGCCAACGCCATGTGGGGCAATGCCCCGAGCGTATTGGTGGGCGACTTCCTGTACTCGCGCTCCTTCGAAATGATGGTCGAGCTCGGCTCGATGCCGGTGATGAAGATCCTCTCCCAGGCCACGCGCATCATCGCCGAAGGCGAAGTGCTGCAACTGTCGAAGATCCGCGACGCCAGCACCACCGAAGAAACCTACATGGAAGTGATTCGCGGCAAGACCGCGATGCTCTTCGAAGCGTCGACCCACAGTGCTGCGGCCCTGGCCAACGCCACGCCAGAGCAGAGTGAAGCGCTGCGTACCTTCGGCGATCACCTGGGCGTTGCTTTCCAGCTGGTCGACGACCTGCTCGATTATCGCGGCGACGCCGAAACCCTGGGCAAGAACGTCGGTGACGACCTGGCCGAAGGCAAGCCGACCCTGCCGCTGATCTACACCATGCGCGAAGGGACCGCCGAGCAAGCGGCACTGGTACGCCAGGCGATCCAGAAAGGCGGCATCGAAGACCTGGAAAGCATCCGCGCTGCCGTAGAAGCCGCCGGCGCCCTGGATTACACCGCGAAACTGGCCCGCGACTACGTCGCCCGCGCCATCGCCTGCCTGGATCACCTGCCAGCCAGCGAATACCGCGATGCCCTGATCGAACTGAGTGAGTTCGCGGTCGCCCGCACTCACTGA
- a CDS encoding CreA family protein produces the protein MIKGMLGVLMALPLLASAEEIGQVSTVFKFVGPNDRIVVEAFDDPKVEGVTCYLSRAKTGGVKGGLGLAEDRAEASIACRQVGPIRFADNLRDGEEVFKERTSLVFKTMQVVRFFDKKRNTLVYLVYSDRVIEGSPQNAVTAIPILPWGQNP, from the coding sequence ATGATCAAGGGAATGCTCGGCGTGCTAATGGCGCTGCCCCTGCTGGCGTCGGCCGAAGAAATCGGCCAGGTGTCGACGGTATTCAAATTCGTCGGCCCGAATGACCGGATCGTGGTCGAGGCCTTCGATGATCCGAAGGTCGAGGGTGTGACGTGCTACCTGTCGCGGGCCAAGACTGGCGGCGTGAAAGGTGGTCTGGGGTTGGCGGAGGATCGTGCCGAAGCGTCCATCGCCTGCCGCCAGGTCGGGCCGATCCGCTTTGCCGATAACCTCAGGGATGGCGAAGAGGTCTTCAAGGAGCGCACATCGCTGGTATTCAAGACCATGCAGGTGGTGCGTTTCTTCGACAAGAAGCGCAATACGCTGGTGTATCTGGTGTATAGCGATCGGGTGATCGAGGGGAGTCCGCAGAATGCGGTGACGGCGATTCCGATTTTGCCTTGGGGGCAGAATCCTTGA
- a CDS encoding DUF6482 family protein — MNFHELTGHAKAGRIDELNLISLEGGIYLLEARMHGAAHPLNDAHGQALPFRSVEHAREVLHPLSDLGMNLVHWSVHDEMCGMKDTAEEDLRIPIAFRSSRGARVG, encoded by the coding sequence ATGAACTTCCACGAATTGACCGGCCACGCCAAGGCCGGGCGTATCGACGAGCTCAACCTGATCTCCCTCGAAGGCGGCATCTACCTGCTCGAGGCCCGCATGCATGGCGCCGCGCACCCCTTGAACGATGCCCACGGACAAGCGCTGCCGTTTCGTTCGGTGGAGCATGCGAGGGAAGTCCTGCACCCGCTATCGGATTTGGGGATGAACCTGGTTCATTGGTCTGTTCACGATGAAATGTGCGGGATGAAAGACACTGCCGAGGAAGATCTGCGTATACCGATTGCCTTTCGCTCAAGCCGGGGTGCTCGAGTGGGCTGA
- the rpsT gene encoding 30S ribosomal protein S20, which produces MANSPSAKKRAKQAEKRRSHNASLRSMVRTYIKNVVKAIDAKDAAKAQAAYILAVPVIDRMADKGIIHKNKAARHKGRLNGHIKALNLAAAA; this is translated from the coding sequence GTGGCCAACTCACCTTCCGCCAAAAAACGTGCAAAACAGGCTGAGAAGCGTCGCAGCCACAACGCCAGCCTGCGTTCCATGGTCCGTACCTACATCAAAAACGTAGTTAAGGCCATCGACGCAAAAGACGCCGCAAAAGCGCAAGCTGCTTACATCCTGGCTGTTCCTGTTATCGACCGTATGGCCGATAAGGGCATCATCCACAAGAACAAAGCCGCTCGCCATAAAGGCCGTCTGAATGGCCACATCAAGGCTCTGAACCTTGCTGCTGCAGCCTAA
- a CDS encoding FKBP-type peptidyl-prolyl cis-trans isomerase has translation MSEVNLSTDETRVSYGIGRQLGDQLRDNPPPGVSLEAILTGLTDAFNGQASRVSQEDLSASFKVIRDIMQAEAAAKAEAAAGAGLAFLAENAKREGITTLASGLQYEVLTAGEGAKPSREDSVRTHYHGTLIDGTVFDSSYERGQPAEFPVGGVIAGWTEALQLMNAGSKWRLYVPSELAYGAQGVGSIPPHSVLVFDVELLDVL, from the coding sequence ATGTCCGAAGTAAATCTGTCTACCGACGAAACCCGCGTCAGCTACGGCATTGGCCGTCAGTTGGGCGACCAGCTGCGTGACAACCCGCCACCGGGCGTCAGCCTGGAAGCGATCCTGACCGGCCTGACCGACGCCTTCAACGGCCAGGCAAGCCGCGTGAGCCAGGAAGACCTGTCCGCCAGCTTCAAAGTCATTCGCGACATCATGCAGGCCGAAGCGGCCGCCAAGGCAGAAGCGGCTGCTGGCGCAGGTCTGGCGTTCCTGGCTGAAAACGCCAAGCGTGAAGGCATCACCACGCTGGCATCGGGCCTGCAATACGAAGTACTGACCGCAGGCGAGGGCGCCAAGCCATCGCGCGAGGACAGCGTTCGCACTCACTATCACGGCACCCTGATCGACGGCACCGTATTCGACAGCTCCTACGAGCGTGGCCAGCCGGCAGAATTCCCTGTCGGCGGCGTGATCGCCGGCTGGACCGAAGCCCTGCAACTGATGAACGCCGGCAGCAAGTGGCGTCTGTACGTGCCGAGCGAACTGGCTTACGGCGCGCAAGGCGTGGGCAGCATCCCGCCGCATAGCGTGCTGGTGTTCGACGTTGAGCTGCTGGACGTACTGTAA
- the rpmA gene encoding 50S ribosomal protein L27, translating into MAHKKAGGSTRNGRDSEAKRLGVKMYGGQAIKAGNIIVRQRGTQFHAGYGVGMGKDHTLFAKIEGVIKFEVKGAFGRRYVSVIAA; encoded by the coding sequence ATGGCACACAAAAAAGCTGGTGGTAGTACCCGTAACGGTCGCGACTCAGAAGCCAAACGCCTTGGCGTGAAGATGTATGGCGGCCAGGCTATCAAAGCAGGCAACATCATCGTGCGTCAGCGCGGCACCCAATTCCACGCTGGCTACGGCGTTGGCATGGGTAAAGATCACACTCTCTTCGCTAAAATCGAAGGCGTGATCAAGTTTGAAGTAAAGGGCGCCTTCGGTCGTCGTTACGTGAGCGTAATCGCGGCTTAA